In candidate division KSB1 bacterium, the genomic stretch CCAGCATGGCAACCGTGCCATCGTGTACGAAATCGGCGGCGCCGAGCATAGAGGACCATCCTTTCAATGTGGCAGATCCGATGGTCACGTCCTTTCTGGTGATCCAGGCAAGCGCTGTCGCCGCAAAGACAACGGCCACAAGCTTTTCTTGTATTAACATGGGTCCAAGCTTATTAAGCTGTTCACGAATCACTTGTCTACCCCCGGGAAAGCTTTTGTTACTTACCCTGAACGCAATCCTGGTCAGGACAATCCAGCATATCGGCAAGAACAACAGGAGTAAAAGAGAGCCGACCATAAACCAGGTAAAGAAACTAATTTCGGGCGCTTCGGGATAGAGTTTTGAAAAAGCGCTGACGAAAACGATGTTTGGCGGCGTGCCGACAAGTGTTGAGATGCCGCCTATGCTGGCCGCATAAGCAATGCCAAGCATCAGGGCGGTTCTGAAATTTAATATGGAGTCGTCGGTAGCTGATTCACCGCCAACCCGACTCTCCATTAAGTGAAGAATGACCGCCAGACCAATCGGATACAGCATCATGGTTGTAGCGGTGTTTGAAATCCACATGGACAAGAAAGCCGTTGCCACCATAAAACCAAGAATGATCCGTCGTGGGCTTGTACCGATACCCCAGATGAGATAGAGCGCGATGCGGCGATGCAATCCCCATTTTTGCATAGTGATTGCGATAAAAAATCCTCCCATAAAAAGAAATACGTTGCTGTTGGCGTAACTCGCTGCCACATCCCCAAAGCCAATCACACCCAAGAAAGGAAATAAGATCAAAGGTAAAAGGGCCGTCACAGGAATGGGAATGGATTCTGTCATCCAGAGAATTGCCATGATCGCGGCAATGGCAAAAACGCGCCAACCTGCAACGGATAAGCCCGCAGGTGCCGGCAGCAGCAGCAAAATGATGAAAAGCGGCAAAGTGATTACAAAACCGATTATTTGACGCTTTGAATAGTTTTCGGATTTGTTTTGCATAGAACCGTTCTGTTTTTGAATGAATAAGCCGAGCTGTGAGTTCGGAGTTCAGCCTTTAGGCTGTCATATCTGCAATGCAAAACACGCTAAAGCGTGAACTCCAAACATTCAATCCCTACAAAGATTTTTGAAACGGAGCACTAAGGTTAGTTTTTGACACTTGCGGGGGCTTGAGGTTTCATAAATAAGTATCAAAATCCCGAGTAGCTTCCTTCAAGTTTGGACGCGGCGTCTCTATCAACCAGGACAGTCGCAAATTGATGGAGCTGTACAATTGTCGCCGGGTACTTTGCCATGACAGGACCCTCAACAGTAGCTTTTATTGCGTCCGCTTTTGCAGCACCGCTGGCCAATAAGAGGAGTTCATGGGCCTGCATGATTGTGCCCACCCCCATGGTAATGGCATACCTGGGTACCTCGTCTTTATTTTCAAAAAAACGGGCATTGTCCTCGCAGGTTTGATCGCTGAGGGTTTTTATCCGCGTTCTTGACCCCAGGGAAGATCCGGGCTCATTAAAAGCGATATGACCGTTTGCGCCAATTCCCAGAATTTGTAAGTCGATGCCGCCACACCCGTCAATTTTTTCTTCATACCATTGACAAAATTCTTCAATATTTTCCGCCATTCCCATTGGAATATGAACATGTCGTGGATCTACATTGATATGCTTAAACAAATTCTCCCACATGAAATAATGGTAGCTTTGTTCATGAGAGGGCGGCAGCCCAACATACTCGTCCAGGTTAAATGTAATGACTTTCGAAAAATCCAACCCTTCTTTTTTGTGCAACCGAATCAACTCTTTATACATCCCCAGGGGCGTACTTCCCGTTGCAAATCCAAGAACACAATCCGGCTTTCTACGGACCAGACTTGCAAATAGTTTTGCCGCCTCCCTGCTCATTTCTTCAAAATTGTCTTTTATAACAACTAACATTTACTTCTCCGGGTATCCTTGTTTTTCCAGCCAATATAGTAAATATGGAACATTATAAGCATGTGTCCAGCCGAAAACTCTTGAGCCTCCGTTAAGAGTCCAGTTAGGACGCCTGTCCGGTGCCTGCTCATTGGGGGGCATATGATCCACACTTTCAAGGGCATTAAACAGCTCAAGCTGGGTATGTGATCCATCAAAGAGGTTCGGATCGGAAAGTTTGTCCGTTTTCAGTAATTCGGCTCTTTTAACAGCTTCACGGAACAGGCTTGGTTCTCCAGATAATTTATATCCAAGTAACAAACTGTGAATAGTCGATAAAAACGATTCCATTCCGTGGTTGCGGGGCGGGACGTCGCGCAGCCATCGTGCATGACGTACAAGAGCTGTTTGAACCCTTTGTTCTCCGGTAAGCTGTAAGTATTTTCGTAAACCATGTGAGACATAGACCTGTGCATATCCATAGCGATCCAGCACGAGGCTGCCGCCCTGCGGCTGCTGCAAGCGCAACATTGTGTTCACTCGATCTTTTAACTCCTCAAGATATCGCTCATCCTTCGTTGCGTCATAGATCTCCGCCAGATTCCAGACAGACAGGTACAGGCGCCTTCCCCTTAAATCATGTTCACCCCAAATGTGCTTCAGGTAGGTTTCTGCGGTTAATTTGGCGACTTCCAATCCTCGGTGATATCCAGTCAGATAATAAGAGGCGATCCAACCCATCGTCCAGACATGGGCGCTGTATAACGTCCCCCAGTGCTGTCTGCCCTCGCGGGCGCCCATTCCAAGATAGGGGTTGCCCTGCGGCTGTTCCTTCTCCTTCCAGTAGTCGAGCGCGTAATTGGAATCGCCAATATATTCGGGATCGGCGGGCCAGTGAATATTATCTACATCCATGCTGTGGCGGCTGGCCGCTTCCGCTGAGAGGTAGATTTCTCGATCCCCGGTTCGCATAAAGTGCAGCCAGCGCATGTAATCCTGACCCGGCTCGTTATTATTCCAGAGAATCCAATCCATGTTGTAGTAGTATGTTTGCCTGTCACCATAGTCAAACATGCCGTACCAGGGTTCCCAGTTCTGGTTGAAAAGCATCCACTTGAACTTGTAGTCCAGCCCGCGCTCAAATTCAGGAAATTTCTCCGAAGCCGGTGCAAATGAACCATACACTTCACTATTTGCATACCACTCGGGTTCTGCATGGGCAACGGGTGGATCGAGGAAGTAGCGCATTTTATTCTCGATATCAGCGCGGCTCTCCCCGGCTTTGTGAAAGTTATAAACCAACTCCGTCGTCTTGGTTAATCCCTGGGCAAAATTACTGACCATGCCGCCGTCCAATTCACTGGAAAGACGGGCAAAACTCATCGGTTCCGCGTCGGGAGACCAGGAAAAAGCAGTCACTTCTTTTGCAGCAATATCCAGACTGATTTCTTTTGGGTATTCTTCGAAAAAACGGCGCATGCCAACGCTGATTCCCCAGCGTTGGTCAGAGATATCGATCCAACCATCAGCTTTAGAGGACTCAACCAGGGTTTCAGAATCCGAAGCAATCCTTGCGAAAAAACCATCGATTCTTTCTTCTGGTGTAGAATTCGGGACGGGTGGCATACGGGTCGGTTTTGGGCCAGACTGAATGATTGACAGCTCTTTTTGCGAGGCTACCAGGGTTTCGAAAAACTGCCGGTCTCCCGGCTGCCACCACTCGCCTTTGCGATAAGAGGTCAGATAATTCAGTTCACCCGACAATTTATAATCGAGAGAGAGACCGGCTGCAGCAATCCTGTCATTCGGTTGCGTCCAGCCCGGATCACCCACCAAAGTCTCTTCATCAATGATATTCTCTGACCCTGTGGCAATCAAGGCGTGTTCACCTTCAAAAGGCTTGTGTTTGTCGGGTTCTCCGGTATAGGTCAGTGTGTGCAACACACGAACATAAGACTTCCCGGCATAGGCATGTACCCTCAGCACAAATGGAGAGGGATTATTATCGTCCCGCGAGTATTGATATTCACCTTCCGCTCTGATTATCATGTGCAGGGGACCGGAG encodes the following:
- the nagB gene encoding glucosamine-6-phosphate deaminase, producing MLVVIKDNFEEMSREAAKLFASLVRRKPDCVLGFATGSTPLGMYKELIRLHKKEGLDFSKVITFNLDEYVGLPPSHEQSYHYFMWENLFKHINVDPRHVHIPMGMAENIEEFCQWYEEKIDGCGGIDLQILGIGANGHIAFNEPGSSLGSRTRIKTLSDQTCEDNARFFENKDEVPRYAITMGVGTIMQAHELLLLASGAAKADAIKATVEGPVMAKYPATIVQLHQFATVLVDRDAASKLEGSYSGF
- a CDS encoding anion permease codes for the protein MQNKSENYSKRQIIGFVITLPLFIILLLLPAPAGLSVAGWRVFAIAAIMAILWMTESIPIPVTALLPLILFPFLGVIGFGDVAASYANSNVFLFMGGFFIAITMQKWGLHRRIALYLIWGIGTSPRRIILGFMVATAFLSMWISNTATTMMLYPIGLAVILHLMESRVGGESATDDSILNFRTALMLGIAYAASIGGISTLVGTPPNIVFVSAFSKLYPEAPEISFFTWFMVGSLLLLLFLPICWIVLTRIAFRVSNKSFPGGRQVIREQLNKLGPMLIQEKLVAVVFAATALAWITRKDVTIGSATLKGWSSMLGAADFVHDGTVAML